tgtttgtcaaaaagaatgatggtacgttcagattgtgtatcgactaccgagagttgaacaaacttaccatcaagaaccgttatccactaccgagaatcgacgatttatttgatcaactgcaaggttcgtcggtttattcgaagatcgatttacgttctgggtatcatcaaatgcgggtaaaagaggATGATATCCCAAAGGCTGCTTTTagaatgcgttatggtcattatgagtttatggtcatgctgtttggtttaactaacgcaccagccgtgttcatggacctcatgaattgagtgtgtggaccatatcttgacaagtttgtcatcgtcttcatcgatgacatacttatttactctaaaaatgatcaagagcacgaagaacatttgagaaaagtgctagaattgttaagaaaataaaaactgtacgccaagttttcaaagtgtgtattttggttgaaagaagttaaattcctaggtcacatagtgaacaaagaaggttttcaggttgatccggcaaagattgaaaccgttgagaaatgagaaaccccgaaaactctgacgcagatacgccaatttttaggattggctggttactacagaagattcatccaaaatttttccaaaataacaaaacccttgactgcattaacgcataaagggaagaaatttaaatggaaggatgagcaagagaaagcgtttcaattgttgaagaaaaagttaactacggcacctatattgtcactgcctgaagggagtgatgattttgtgatctattgtaacgcattaaagcaaggtctcggttgtgtattaatgcaacgaaagaaagtaattgcttatgcgtctagacaattgaagattcatgagcagaattatacgactcatgatttggaattgggcgctgttgtttttgcattaaaaatatggaggcactatctatatggggtcaaatgtaccatatataccgaccacaaagtcttcaacatatatttgatcaaaaacaactgaacatgaggcaacgtaggtggattgagctgttaaatgattacgattttgagattcgttaccacccggggaaggcaaatgtggtagtcgacgccttaagtagaaaggacagagaacctattcgagtaaaagctatgaatataattattcatactaaccttactactcgaataaaagaggcgcaacaaagagttttgaaagaagggaatttgaagaaggaaatacccaaaggatcagagaaacatcttaatattcgagaagacggaaccaggtatagggctgaaagaatttgggtatcaaagtttggagatgtgagagaaatggtacttagggaagcacataaaactagatgttcaatacatcccggaacgggaaaaatgtaccaagatctcaagaaacacttttggtggccgggtatgaaagccgatatcgctacatatgtaggagaatatttcaCTTGTTCTAaagtaaaagctgaacatcagaaaccatcaggtctacttcaacaaccagagatcccagaatggaaatgagaaaacattaccatggatttcattacaaaattgccaaagactgcaagtggttatgatactatttgggtaatagtcgatcgtctcaccaaatcagcacactttctaccaatgagagaagatgataaaatggagaagttggcacgactatacttgaaagaagtcgtctccaaacatgggataccagtctctattatctctgataggaatggcagatttgtttcaaggttttggcagacattacaacaagcattggggactcgatgggcagagtgaaaggactatacagacacttgaagacatgctacgagcatgtgttattgattttagaaacagttgggatcgacatctaccgttagcagaattttcctataacaacggttaccattcgagtattgagatggcgccgtttgaagcactttatggtagaaagtgcaggtctccgattttttgaagtgaagtgggagatagacaaatcacgggtctggagataatccaagaaactaccgagaaaatcattcaaattcaacaacgattaaaaaccgcccagagtcgacaaaagagctacgcagacagtaaaagaaaagatatagaatttgaaattggcgacatggtcatgcttaaagtatcaccttggaaaggcgttgttcattttggaaaacgggaaaaactaaacccgagatacattgggccattcatgattattgatcgtgttggaccggtagcttatcaacttgaattaccgcaacaattagccggagtacataatacctttcacatttcgattctgaagaaatgcttagctaaagaagatctcacaattcctttagacgagattaagatcaacaaaaaactacaattcgttgaagaacccgtcaaaataatggatcgagaggttaaaggacttaagcaaaataagataccaatcgttaaggttcgatggaatactcgtagaggagccgagttcacctgggagtgtaaagatctgatgaagaataaatacccgcacttatttccaaatgatgcgtcaacacctccaacttcttaaaatttcaggacaaaatttatttaacgggtaggtactgtagtgacccgaacttttccatgattatatattatatgagatttatatttacatgattaaatgtttccaacatgttaagacatcaaacttgttaagacttgattaattgaaacggattttgtgttaatgtttgaccacccagtttgtccgacgattcacgaatgttataacttgtatatgacatgatactatatatatgaacatataaatatctttaacattatgaaatgataattaagtatctcattatgtatattaacaatgaactttatacataaaacaagactactaacttaagaaattcaaaacgatatctctacgtaacgattatcgttgtactaACATCTTAAtacttatatatcatattaagaaatattagtacatcatgttatcatgataatgtaacaatttaacatctcattaaatataataacaatgggattaattacatttaacgagatcgttaacttaaaggttccgaaacaacacttacatgaaacgattaacgatgacttaatgactcagttaaaatgtatatacatgttgtatatTAGGATGTAtcattacacttttgaaagacttcatgatacatatcaaattacttctacttaacaaaaatgcttacaattgcattctcattcattttcatcaacaattctactcgtatgcacccctaTTCGTACTCGCACAATAAATAGCtcctagatgtatgtactattggtatatacacttcaatgatcagctcttaacagccctcatctagtcaacaaacatgtggaaccaccatttggcaactagcatgaatgcttacacaaaattacaaactaatgtgaccttatatggcCATTCTAGTTCACGTTTTCCATCACCATcattaacactttcatttttcaattttcatgcatcaaactactctctctcaagttctctcatattgttctaagtgttcttcatcatcttcatcaaaatctacatctatctagctcataaatccaaacataaaacaacttacaaaataactactcaagaacacttcaagaacacattcaagtttgcaagtctacttccaagctttcaaatccattccaagtaatcatttaagatcaagaaacctttgttatttacagtaggttatctttctaattcaaggtaatattcatattcaaactttgattcaatttctataactataactatcttaattcaagtagaaatcttacttgaacttgtttttgtgtcatgattctacttcaagaactttcaagccatccaagatcctttgtagctctagatcatttcttgtcatttccagtaggtttacctactaaatttgaggtagtaatgatgttcataacatcattcaaagcataaatatataactatcttattcgaagatttaaacttgtaatcactagaacatagtttagttaattctaaacttattcgcaaacaaagttaatcctactaacttaacttttaaaatcaactaaacacatgttctatatctatatgatatgctaacttaataatttacaacctgaaaacacgaagaacaccgtaaaaccggacatacgccgttgtagtcaaatcgggggctgttttaggttggaaaaataaaaactatcttaatctttgaatttgaagtttgttttctggaaaattgatatttcatatgaacatgatactatattcaaaaatcatggttaaactcaaagtggaagtatgtttttcaaaattgtcatcaagatgtcgttctttcgatggaaatgactacctctttcaaaaatgacttgtaacctgtatttatgacaataaacttatactttttctatttagtttcataaatttcagttcattatgaaaccatagcaatttgattcactcaaaacggatttataacgaagaaattatgagtaaaacaaaattggttaaaattactagttttagctacgaaaattttataacaaatctatactaaccataacttaactaacttataatgtattatacatgtatttaaacatatattatgtaatctttatagaccatagacacgtatacaatgttttgacatatcatatcgacgtcatctatatatattatttggaataaccatagacactctatatgcggtaattctcgagttagctatacagggttgaggttgattccaaaataatatatataccttgagttgtgatcgagtctgagactatacattgggtcgtgaattgattcgagataatatatattgatttatttctgtactactaactgtggacaactaattgtggactactaacgttggactattaacttaccaaatttaaatctttaaaacgtaattaaatatgttgtgaatatgtttcgatcatactttgatatgtatgtatatatttgttataggttcgtgaatcgacccgtggccaagtcttattttcgacgaagtaaaaatctgtgaaagtgagttatagtcccacttttactagctaatattttgggatgagaatacatgcagttttataaatgttttacaaaatagacacaagtacttgaaactacattctatgatggattacgaataccgaatatcacccttattagcttggtaacctaagaatttgggaactggccccatatttacgcgaatcctaaagatagatctatgggcactaacgacccccatcctgagagtttggatgctttagtacttcaatttttgtactgatgtgttaatcctgtacgtatacagatgtgttaatcatgtatctttggggatattctatttgcattatgttaatgtcggttaccaggtgttcatcatatgaatgatttttatggctatttatgaagaatgaaatcttgtggtctattattacaatttacgatataggttaaacctataactcaccaatatttttgttgacgttttaagcatgtttattctcaagtgattattaagagcttctgctgttgcatgctaagtaaagacaagaattggagtcagcatgcttgtatgataatgtttaaaaactgcattcggaaaataaattgttgtataatattgttgtaaaccgttatgtaatggtcgtgtgtaaaccttatattgtagattatcattacttgataatctacattatgtttttaaacctttatcgataaaataaaggttatggcttgttttttttaaatcgaatgcagtctttgaaaaacgtctcacatagaggtcaaatcctcgcaacgaaaccaattaatatgaaacgtttataatcgatatgaacgggacatttcacagctgTTGAACTGGCCAGTGTCGAGAAATCGCCAAACTGAGGACAGTGCGAATCGATGATGGCTTAACAACCGGGTTGAAAGTCTCATCACAGTCGATGCCAACCTACTGGCTGCGACCGTTAGCAACGAATCGAGCCTTGTACCTGCTCAAATTAccatctgcattaaacttgtgcttaaagcgacacatggagcgaactatgttcgtgtccaaTGGGCGAGGTACAAGGGTCCAAGTACTGTTGTTAACTAAAGCATTGTATtcatcagtcatagcttgtttccaatTTGGGTCGGTCAGGGCGTCAGGGTAAGTGCGAGGAATGAGGAAATGGTGGTGGTGTGGAGATTAAGGCGTTGGATAGGTTTGGTGGTGCCGACGCGTGTACGAGTGATCATTAGATGAATGGAGTTAGTGGATGaagtagcctcagtaggaggaggctgtgtctccatGGTGGTAGCCTAGTGGGAGGAGGTTGTGTCTCCGTTGTGGTAGGTAGAATGACAGTAGCCTCATTAAGAGGAGGTTGTGGCTCCGAGTTGTGTGGAGTGGGTGATGTGTGTGCGGTTGCCTTTGTAGAAGGAGGCTGCGTCTCCGAAGTAGAAAAATGATATGAGCGAGAGAACAAGCTCGGTGGGGGATCAAGGAAGTCGTATGACGGAGGTTGAGTAGGAGTCATGGAGCCAAAAGCGAAAACGGTCTCATCGAAGGTAACGTGTTTAGAGAGGAAAATTTTGTTGGTTGTGAGGTCGAGGCAACGATAACCTCGATGATTAGAGGGGTAGCCAAGAAAGATACAAGGAGTGGATCAAGGAGCGAGTTTGTTGGTGGTAGGAAGATGGGGATAGCATAGGCATCCGAAGACGTGAAGGGTGGAGTAGTTGGATTTTTGTTTGTAGAGGCGGTAATATGGGATGTCGTGGTTGATGGCCGAAGAAGGGATTATATTAAGAAGGTGAGCTTCCATGTGGAGAGCTTCCACCTAATAAGTGGGCGGAAGATGAGCTTGGAAAAGAAGCGTGCGAATGAGATTATTGATGGTGCATAGCATGCGTTCTGACTTCCCATTTTGTTGTGAGGTATATGGGCAAGAGAATCGGAATTGGATTCCGCTGGTTTGGAACAGTTGATGAAAAGTGGTGTTATCGAATTCGCCACCGTTGTCACATTGAAAAGCTTTAATTTCTTGTTTGAATTGAGTGCGTATGAAAGCGCGAAAGTGTATAAATGTATTAATTGCATCTGATTTATTTCGTATGGAAAAACCCATACATAATGAGAATAATGATCAAGAAAAATAACGTagtactttaaattaataagactaGAGATAGGAGAAGTCCACAAGTCGGAATGGATAATATCAAAAGGTGCAGTAACATTTGAACTAGAAACAGAAAAAGGAAGTCACACGTGTTTGCCAAGTTGACATGCATGACAAAATAAAGGTGACGACATTTTATTACAAGTAATATCTTTATTTGAAAATAGTCTTCGAAAGACATCATGTCCAGGGTGACCAAGATGCTGATGCCATGTAACCGGACTAGTGAGAAGAGCTTGTTGAGAAGTAGATGTAGTGATCGGGTAGAGGTCCCCGGTGCTGTGACATCGGAGAAGGAGACGACGCGTCAGGTGatccttcacagaaaaaccaaaGGGGTCAAATTCAACAAACACAATATTATCACGGGTAAATTGGCGAACAGATATAAGATTTTTAACAATATTTGGGGTTACGAGAATGTTGTTTAGGTGTAGTGGTCGGTGAATATTAGGTAACAAGCTATTGCCAGAATTGATTACGGGAATGGTGTTCCTGTTACCAACGGCGACTGTTGAATATTTGCAATTAGTAAAAACAGTACTAAGATTATTAACACATGAGGTAAGATGAGAAGTCGCACCAGTGTCCATGTGCCACCCGGCAGCCCCGTAGTCCTGGAGAGTCATAGCACTGAAAGCATTGGGTAGAACTGTTTCTTGAGTTTGGGTCCTCGGGTCCACAGAAAAGACCCGTAGCTTTTGGGTTGTACCGCAACTGAATTACCGAAACTAGTGGGCTGCGGTGAATGTAAGTGGCTGCTAGAGTGACTATTGGGCTGTCCAACATAGTAAGCATGAGGCCCAATATTAAAACCTGTATTCTGAGCCCCGAAATTATTGGATGCAGTAAGAGTGTTTGGGCTAGCAAAACCTGGCGGGTTTGGGAGTATTTCGGCTTGGGCCTGAGGTCGGCTAGAAGAACCGGGACCATGCGGATTAAAACTGGGTTGCGAGTAGTGAAAAGAACCCGATTACCTTGCTGagctagttgttgttgttgttgagttaCAATAATCTGGAGAAGTTGGGCCTGATTAAGGCTGGTGGCCCACTGATTATTCTGTGAAACTTAGCTGCTATTGGGCCGACGTTGCTGTTGATATTCGGCTGCAGAATTTGGCACTTGATGTAGGTAGCGGCAATTGGGTTCAAACCTACAATAGCCACGTAAAAAATTACGGAAAACAGGACGACTTGATTGGCTTTGCGATTGCGATTGAACAACGAGAGCAGATGGACTAGACGGATTCAGCAGGGGTTCGGTAGATGATCGGTACGTGCGGTTGAGGGTCATCTCCTCCATTAAAAGCATGGAGCGAGCCGTATCGAGATCGGGAAAAGGATGCCTATGGAGAATGATGTCATTTACTTGCTTGTATTTTTCATTAAGTCCATTTACAGTATACATTACTAAGTCATTGTCGCCAACCGTCGAGCCAAGAGTACGAAGATGAGTTGCAAGCCGGTCAATCTTGCGAAAATATTCTTCAACTGTTTGATTGCAAATGTCGAGGCCACGTAATTCGGTGTTTAATTCCATTGATTTGGAAAGTTTGTTATCTTTGAAAAAACTTTCTAGAAACACCCACGCATCATGGGATGTTGCAGGTTCGGCGTTAAGCAAGCATTAAAGAAGCGGTTCAGAAATTGTGTTATAGATCCATGTTGTTACCACCGCATCGGTTTTGAGTCAGTCAGCCGATGCACGTACTTCGGGTGTGGCCGCACCTTGTATAAACTTCAAGACATCAAACCCTGCACAGTGGGTTGTAAACATACGTTTCCAATGCGAGTAGTTAAGTTTCACGAGATCAAGTTTGACAGGGATGATGTGGTGAATGGATGTAACAGTGTAGATT
This genomic stretch from Rutidosis leptorrhynchoides isolate AG116_Rl617_1_P2 chromosome 11, CSIRO_AGI_Rlap_v1, whole genome shotgun sequence harbors:
- the LOC139874849 gene encoding uncharacterized protein yields the protein MELNTELRGLDICNQTVEEYFRKIDRLATHLRTLGSTVGDNDLVMYTVNGLNEKYKQVNDIILHRHPFPDLDTARSMLLMEEMTLNRTYRSSTEPLLNPSSPSALVVQSQSQSQSSRPVFRNFLRGYCRFEPNCRYLHQVPNSAAEYQQQRRPNSS